The genomic segment GCACcgtatgtttttatttaatccCTCTTTTTGGGAGTATACTGCAGCATTGTAGCATAGTACGCACGGGTCTTCTGAATACTATATGAACTTCCTGTCCCCTTAGCAACTGAGCTAACGAGTCTGCAAACTGCTGAGTAGCATGGAGAGTCTTCTTCATTCTTCCCTCtttatttaataaaattatGTACATTCCTTACAACAAACTGCCATGGAGATTAAACACACATTATAGACCTAGTGCAGAAGTACTGTGGCCATGATTATGACTTCAAGTGCTAGCATGTTCCTAGCTCGCTGGCATGTTGGCCGACAACTACAGTGACTACTAGCCCTGCAAGTAGTCTGTACTCCATTAAGCCTCAAGTGCTGCCTCTGTTATGACAACATACAGCTAAACTTCACTGTGCCACTTTGTGATCAGGCCTCAAAGAATTAGCATATTTCCCTTCTCTTGAGAAATTTAGAAATGTTACGTCATGCTTTTCCATCATGTTAAACATTGTCAGAAATCCTTACTGCTCTGCAGTATGTtagccagctcctcctggttCACACGCTTCAGGAAGTGCACCAAGATCTTCAGAAATGCGTCTCGGCTGCCACCGTCGTCCTggtcctccctctgtgtctctaaGCATTGTGGATCTGAATTCAGAACCTCCTGATGCTTCTGGATTTCACGCTCCACAAAATCGCCAATGTTCCTCTTGACCACCTTGTATgaaacaatatactgtatgaattACACAGGAACACCAAAatcaacaaacacatttgtcagatttattttttttaataaatgatcaTCCAGTCCACCAAATTTTTTTAGAGCAGATATGAATCATCAGTTTAAATAAGATTCTTGACAAAGATTTagttgtttgttagtttgtttgtttacttgtacATGTACAGACCGAAAATATTGCGTCCAGGTCAACTGGAGGCTCCTGGGCAGGCTGAGCATTGTTAACCTCTGGCATCTCTTCACTGGagtaacaaaaaataatttgctCATAAATGCATGTCAGCACACAAGTATTAAAGTTCACATGCTcccaacaactgactgaatgCTACCTGCCTGTAATTTAGGAAAACTCACGATAAAAGCGTTTTGAAGCTGATAACAACTTACATGGGaaaatcaattaataatttcCTTTGAAAAGTCACTCCTCACAGACTCAGATCTCGGTCCAGGTTCAGAAGAatcttctctgtgctgctgctgctgttggcttCAATACAACACACAGGATTTTTAACTACAAATAATTAAAGTCTACCTGATCAAATTGGTCTCTTCAGTTGGGTCTTGACAAAGAAACAATACTAATTCCTGTCATTTATTAAAACTCACAAATGATGAAGAATAATATTAATACTTTGACACTGCAAATTATCCTGAAAAATcgaaacattttttatttgaagcGTCACTCTTCACAGACTCAGAGCTTGGTCCAGGTCTGGGAGAGTCTtctccatgctgctgctgttggcttcaacacaacacacacagatttctaACTTTGAATAATGGTGGCGTGATTTGAATtctgagctctgacatggaGTTTTCAGAAATCCTGATCTCACCTCTGCAGGTTGGTCTGGATGTGTGGTTCCTCATGCACAGTGGTGGTCTGTGGGTTTGACgcctttctctgcctcttcagaTTGACTCATAGCAGAGCTGACACCTTCATATACACAACAACATGCTCAGAGGGCTTATATATTATTTCTTGTCATCATTTCTCTCAGTCAAACGACAAACATACAGAGCTCTGACTTACCATGTTTTGTGACAGGAAGTTCACCAAAAGCCTAAATACACAAATCAGTTCACGTCTGAAAACTCCAAGCATAGCCAAGCAGAATTTGGGATCCACATCTCCTGGAGCCGAAAATGCTACATTAAGGATCAGTCTGCAATGCTGGTGTGCCACTGTCTCTGGTAATCAAGGTGTCGTCTGCCTCTacataacacattttttatgACCTAACACAATAGAAATCACACTGAGATATGTGATGTGGGTTAATGCGTCTTTTTAATAGATATAATTGACTTTTTCAAAATGAATAGCATATTTAGAGTACTTTTAAGGCCACATATAATATTTCATTACTTAAGTATTctatttgaaatatttcatgcTTAAATTCAAGGTTACTCAGGTGGGACACAGCTAAACAGCTGTTTCAGTAAGGTGTACAGATAATTAATGCGTTGTTTTGGATGACTGAAAAACATCTCCATGATTAATCTCTAAGTTACAGCACTGCAAACAATGAGATCTTTGAAGTGATAGTACATAAATTCCTCTTCATTCGTCACGTGCTGATGAAGCAACTGCTTCTGTTCTCATCTAAacaataaaattacagtgtaattGTACGATGACATCAtctatcatttattatttaccGTAGGTTTAACGTTATTCGACAGTTGGATCAGCGGATGTCAAACTTAACggttttaactgttttttaaCTGATTGTCTGCATCCGTGATCACTGGTTATCGTAGTGCAATGCGGAACGGTAGTGTTGGATGATAACGTTGTTTCAGCTTTAGTGATGCCATCAGGAGCAAACTGCACTCAGAGTCTGCACgtatttcatgtatttcattATGTACGACTGCAACCCATTTCGATGTGAAAACTGTGTGAATCTGAAAGGAttaaaagtgaagagaaaactAACTTTACAACGCTCTGCAGTGTGGCTGTTTCCCTTGAGATGACTCCAGTTGCGCACTTGCGAAAATCTAACGCCGATGACACAGCAAACTACTGCACTTTTTGGAGTTTTAAAACGGTCCGTGTACATAACGGCCAATCGACTTTCGTTCTGgaatggagagacagaaaacagagagctaACAGAGCCGGCCTTAGCTAGCTATGTTCACTGTTTtttggcagcacagaaaaggaaaacacGAAATGTGGGCTCTTAGCAGAGCGTTTCTTCCTCATCTGTTTTCACCTATGTCTCgtcatctgtttctgtcttccCACTGCTGCTCTTATTTATAACTTAAAGACTGCAGTGTAATTATACAATACCAACACATATTATTTGGCATATTTACCGTAGGTTGAACGTTATTCGACAGTTAGGTGAGCGGACGTCAAACTTGACGGTTAACGGTTGATAAGCTAAAATAGCGGATCGCCTGCGCCCACATCCAGCAGTGACAACAGCTGGCGAtaacacaaagagaagaaaaggtgCCTACCCTGAGCTGAAGAAATCCATCTGAACCCGGTCCAAGACCACAAGCCActtctctcacttctctctTCATCCGGGCTTTATTGCTGTTCTCAGCCCACTAAAGACATCAGCCACAATAACTTTCCGCCCTGCCCACAACTGTTGTCCTTAAATTGAACTCACACAGGCACCACTTCTCTTGAAGCTGAACTCCTGCACCACAGTCATATGAAACTTCGTAATGttatcaaaaaaaaagtgttaaaaacagAATTCGACGAGATTCACCAATATTATCAACAGCAGCATGTCTTCTAACAAGCCAGAGTCTGAGGGACCATTTAATAAATGGAAAACTTCTGCAAATGGCCGCCACGGACAGAACGTTGGACAGAATAAACATTATAATAAGAAGATGAAGACAGAATATGTTATTTCAAAAACAAGAGATGAGTAGACTTCTATAACTTTAAGTTTTATGTCTGCATTTGCAGCCAAAAGAGCTGGCACAGGTTCACCAAACGAGCTCAGTGTGAACAAAGCTCTGCACTGTGgtatcccccccacccccacccccacccccccaactgCGCACTTGACGAAAAGTGCATAAAAGACTTAAAATAACGCccactgctgcagtttcttGATTGTATTTGATGCTGGTCTCCATTAAAAACTGCGCTCTTTGTCAGAACTACACAACAAAGTGACAGACTGAATTTTACTTACAGATATTTAAGTGTCCAACATTAACGGCAGTTGGAGGAAAAACGATGAGAGGAAATaagttatttatatttatatttatatttatatttatacttaTATATCTAGGAAAGTACCTTTCACTAGTAACAAGCTGCAACACGTCCGAGATTGAATCCCTCCCTTCGGCCCTGGGACGAGGAGGGGGACATGATTAATTTGACAGTTACGTGACCCCTCCTACAATCCTGCACGTCCGGAGTATACAGTTCACTCAAAGTTTggagtttttctctctgtttcgAAAAAGCGTCCTTCTTATTCTGCAGTCAGATAATATGACATACAGGAAAAAGTAAGAGTGAGAATATTGTAGAGAGCAgagataaaataattaatatgtTAATTAACATATTAATTAATTGTCCAGCTTCtcaatgtgaggatttgctgcttttatatCATTCTAAACTGAACAAGCATCAGCTGCAGCCAGGACCATGCAGCTCAAGAGTGTACAGGGCCCTGAGAATAATTTGGTTTAATCTActtgtttttggttttcaaaaTCATTTGCACTCATGGGAGAACAGTCACATGGCATCTTATCAGCTATGTACACCCAGCCAAAAAATAACAGTCTGTTGCATGGACCCAGTGGCTCACTAAGCACCGGGTGGAGACGGGTGAGATAAGGGAAAAGAGTCACAAAATCCTAGTTTGAAGAGTAACATTTCGTCCCAGACACAAGGGTTAAAGTCCTGTGTGATAGTAAACGATGGTATTAACTTATTtccttcagtttttttaatttatttattataattgcACTAGTTTGGGTCACCTGGTGACCTCGGGGGCACTAAGCAAGCACTCAGTTTCAGAAATGTGAATCATATTTCTGAATGCTGTTGCTGTGACATAGCTACAAATTAGGATATCTGTGATTTCATATGTAATAATCTCTTATCTGATTTTGCATTCAAATTAGAAGAGCAACATGGACACAGATACGCAAAGTTTAATCAACATGAACTGGCCAAAGTGTGACACAGAACATATTACACtgaacaaacatacacacaaaaaattcAGTATGTTAAATGCTTTAAAACAACGTCACTTTTGTGTCTTTGCTATCTGGCCtatttacatgtgtgtgaatgttgttgTGGCCTGAATAAACATGAATTAGTCATAactgcttttactttttcataACTGATTACACTCTCTTCCTGTCTTGCtcgaacccggaaccttcttgttgtgaggcGACAGTTCTAGGGATCGTAAAAATGTTATAAGTCACACTGGTCTTTCAGTTTCTTTGCAAGTAAACTCATTCAAAACTCATTCAATCACAAGTGTGCAGTGTGCAGCCTCCTCTGTCAAATCCTCCAGACTACTACACTCTCAGTCCCAGGTACAGCTTTGTCACTTTAGTTTAGCTGTTATtttgtgaaacaaaaaacacatcacagtggTTGTTGTCTACTCATAGCAAAAGGACCCAGGGTTTGAATCCACTTGCAGGAGGAACAAACTGTATGGGTGCTGAGTTCCTATAATTGGAATGCGAGCTGATATCTGAGGAAAAAATTAGAGCCTGCGGCTGGACCTGCTGGGAACAACTGTGCCAGAGGTCATGGGAGATTAATTCTGTCTCCTTTCACTTTTTCAAGGTAGCCACTACGTTAAccttgtattgtttttttctgttttccactgatttgtattaaaataaaactatttattttgtttcattctttttgAGGCCTGTTTATATGCATCTTTTCATTGCTTTGAGTTTATTACTGTATATCTTGCCTTAAAGTCTTTATGTCATATGTGCAGTACTTTGGTTGCCTTGTTGTTGAAAGGGGCTCTACAAATATACCTCCCTTGCCTTATGTAGTATCCACGCACTGTAGTCTCTTTTTCCTCCAAGGAAACAGTGCCATCAAGTGACAATGTAATAGAAGTGCAATCTGTGCAAAAAGACTCAAGACAAAGGAAGAATGAATAAGTGTcaagacacacagaaaataaatgttgtaaTACATTCAGAAACGTGGAGAGCAGTTTTCTGATTTGTAAATTTACATTCCTAAATGTGGAACTAACATTTGTTTCCTTTAATtcataagaaaacaaatgtcaatTTTTATACtcatataaacagaaaaaacagaaaccaaatGTGGGCCTAGTATCCTTCAAGACGATATtttgaataatattttaaacTATGAATTTCTTTCCACAGTTACTGAATATATCTGCACGGcccaaaataaatgacaaacagaTCCAGGTTGCACTTTAAAGAAGACATATCTGTTGGTATCTTATTGAAAAACAAAGGACGTGAAGTAATCCTAAATACTATCATCATACTTGGCAAATTCTATGTATCCACATATTCTGTATTTAATActcatatgtttatttttttgtatctcttattatttttatcaaTATATGTGTATCTCTTTTTTGtacattatttctattatttatttatttagataatTGGTTGTGCATAATAGTCAAATGTTTATGTTATTAGTCTCTGAGCTCTGTTGTCATCGGTGCTGTGAACGAGAGAAAGGTCATGTTCCTTTTCTATTTGGTCAATAAAACCGATTCTGAATctgaattaataaaatatttaacacaaatgtctaatGGAATAAGCCTCTGCTGTAATAACAGACTACACTATTGTCCAACATATCACGGCGAATCATAATATTGACGCAAGTTGACGTCGGTTACGTAAAAATTCTCCCGTCGTGCTCTTCGCGGGCTCTTCACAAAAAGCCCGATGAGAaggccgaggaggaggaggctacCAACCGAGGGGTGGTAGCCGATTCCCGGAGAGGATTTTCTACCCTCGTCGTCCGCACAACCGAATACGTGACGGCGGCGACCGAAAACGAAACTTAAAGCATCATAAAACATGATGCCCACTCCCATAGAAGATCTTCCGTCCAGCCTGTGAGTGTCGGCAGGTTTCCCAACCGCCGCCTCGCCTCTTCGGGGGGGATCCTGCTGTCTTGAGTCCGTCCTGACCGACCCGCGACACCGCCAGGCGATGACAGCGGCTACAGCCACTCCGCAGGTGATGAGAGACCGGCTGCTACAGGCCATCGACGGCCAGAGCAATGTGAGTATGTCCGCTAGTTTCCAAGCAACAAACTGGGTTGAAGAAAGGCGGACAATAAGCCGACCTCAGGTCGCCGCAGACCAGTGATGAAGTGGAGGCAGTCGGTGTATGGCGAGTTATTATTTGCTTGCTAATTAGCTGGCTAACATCTCTTGTTGGCCAAAGTAACTCATACCAGGCATTCCGGAGCCTGGCTAACTTACTGCTGCTGGCTAATGTTGATGTAGACAGTTGGTTTATCTGTTTACACAGAAATGCTTGGTGCTTCAGGTCTATATCTTAAACAATGCTATCAGGTGGGAAATGTAATTCTGTAGGTAAGTGTCTTTAAGTGACAGAGATGTTTATTAATGGGGGTTTGCAGTAAGCTTAAGGTTTTAAAGACATCACCCCTAACCTTATACAGCTGATGAGTATACCATGGTATGTTACAACACTTTTTAAAGACTGGTAAGATCCATGGTACAATTAAACTGAAACCCTGTAAAGGTTTAACACTATAACATTATAATACCAAAGTTTAGCAGGATGCTGCTCAGTTCTTCTGTACTGTGAAAATACCACAGCAGTCCCACTAGCACTATTGACTGAAGTTAGAGATAGAGAAATGTACAGCTTGAACTATTCAATATAAGCTGTGCCTCTGTGCCCAGTATTTTATACACATCACTGCTAATTATTGACAACTAAAGTatctataaaacatcagaaaactgtgaaaaaggCCCATCATAATATCTGAGAGGAAAAGCTGACATCatcatttgtcttatttttgcccaaaacccaaaatatttaatttacttcTGATGTGAAACCAAGAAACAAATTCTCACATTGCAGAGCCAGGACAAATCcaactttttacatttttgctttatAAATGTGTCATGATTAATCAATTGACAAAATAATTGCaacttcattttatttcactcagCTAACTTTTAAAGGCcattgaaaaaacaaacaactcacACAAGAATGACTGGAATTAAATATCTGATAATTTAAGGTACTTCAGCACATTGATGGAAAAATCCAGTACTGCTATAAAGCAGTTCCCCTTTTGAGGTGCAGCATTGCCTGTAGTGATCCATTGCAACTAGGGATGCTGAAGGGGTTGTTACCACAGTATAAATTGTACGGTAGAATCTCTGATGGTGGACAAATTGATGTCATTTAATGCTCTTATATTGACATGTTACCAGATTGTAGTTGTTGGACAGCTGGTTACAGGCCCAGATTAAAGTGAACAGACAAATATAGAAAGTACTTTTCTTACATCGCTTGCATGGTATTCTTGTGGGTTATACATTTGCATACAGTCTCAGTTTGTCAAATTGAGCCTGAAACCAGTATGAGTACACCGTGTTTTGACATACAGGTGCATATTTGAAAGTCTATTCAAATCATGCCCAGAACTTTTAATAGCCCTTGGTTCTCTTTCTTTAGAACCTGCATATTTGACTGGTAGGATTCAGAATCACAAACTGTAACATCTACATGCAAATAACTGCACTTGGACACTGTTGTAGTAATGCTGACAACACAATGATGTTTCAGGGCTGTGATatataaatgtctgtgtctTTTCAGCAGATATGCAACATGGTGGTAGTTGTGGAGGTGATCTCTTTTTTGGAGAAATATCCCATCACCAAAGAGGCACTGGAGGTAGGTTACTTCAGTCCTACAGTATTTGCATTCAAGATAAAATACAGTTGAATCCAGCTGTTCAGAGGTCAAGTCATAGCCACTGTTTAACACCAATCTTATCTCAATGAAGGAAACCCGTCTTGGCAAACTCATCAATGATGTCCGGAAGAAAACCAAGAATGAGGACCTTGCAAAAAGAGCCAAGAAGCTTCTGCGAAACTGGCAGAAGCTAATTGAGCCAGGGAAGGGTGAAGCATTGTCCAAAGGAAACACTGGTGCATCATGGTCTTCCAACGGTGGTGCTCTTCCCTGCATCTCCGCTCCAGCTGCCACCACACCATCAGGTAAAACAGGTCCAGAGTTGAAGAACAGAAATGACTTCAACAACTGCTTCTCCCCAAGGGTGGAGAAACCGGGCAACAGGAAACGTAAGGGTGACCAGAGGGAAGGACAGCTCTTACCAGCCAAGATATCCAAAACGACTcttaatgataaaataaaaaactccAAACAGCTGCCAACCAATGGAATTGGCAGTAGCTCTGAAAGTTTTACAGATTCTCGCGCACATCAGCCTTTAGACAGGGAGATTTCTGAGCCGCTGGACAATGACAGGCTAAATAAAATCCTTGTCAATGCTGTAAAACCTCATCCAAGTGCCCCGGGATACAGCAAGCCTCTCAGCACTTCCTCTTTGCTAAAAGCATCAGTTCTGCAGCAGCAAGCCAGACAGGAGCAAGCTGCCTCTGGGGGGCAGTATCGACCCAGAAGCCCTCGCTTTTCCTTGCACAGTCCTCAAACTCCAAAGCAGGAAGCTGTTGTCAAACAAACTTCACCACAAGCACAGAGCGGGGCTAGTCTTTCTAGTCCCGCTGTGAGACCTGGGTCTGTGGACGCCCCTGGGCTAGGGCCTTCTTCTCAgtctttaaatgtttgtgttcaggGTTTGCATGCTGACGGTTCATGGCCTGCAGATTTGGACTCTCAAAGCAGGCCGCCCAATACGTCTTTTCACAACTCGGGCACCTCCTCCTGCAGTGATGGGGGCAGTTTGGAAGATGATGGTGCTTTTAGCAATACAGGGAAAAGGAAGAGACAAAAATACAGGCCTAAAGACTATGTGGTAAATTTAGACGGACAGACTGTAGAAGACAGCACTAAACCAGTCAGGTTAAAAGATAGGAGACTGACGTTTGACCCTGTAACAGGGCAAATCAAACCCTCCTTCCTCAAGGAGTCTTCCCAGGAAGGGGAGGTCAGACTGGGGCACAGACCTGAACCTCCACCTCAGTGGACAGAACAGCCGAAGCAGAATCCACCAGTTCCTCCCAGTCCCTTCCAGCAGACAGACTGGAAAGAGCTGTCGAGGAGCGAAATCATCCAGTCATACCTTAGCCAGCAAAGCAATGTGTTGACGTCGTCAGGCGCCCACACTCCAGGtgcacattttttcatgacCAGAGTTCTTGAAAAAAGAGGAACACCGAGGTAAAGACACCAAGAAAACGCACGTGTTGGCACCAGAACTACCAGCCAAGAATTTACCAGGGGTTACCAGAGAGGTCAACAGTGAAGATCTCAGCAGATTACATGCACAACACTGGTCCGGGGTTAATGGCTGCTATGACACAAAGGGTAACTGGTATGACTGGACGGAGTGCATCTCCCTGGACCCGCATGGTGATGAGAGCAGGTTGAACATACTGCCATACGTCTGTTTGGACTGAAGCCAAGGTCAGGTGTCTGAATTGGAAGATGTAAGCTGCCTGCATTGTATCGGTGGAGCAGCTCTGCCTGCTGTGTGAAGGCACTTCTGTAAGTGTAAGCCGCTGTTTTGCACCATTGGCGAAATTGGAATAAATATGCTGCCTGCTCGGGTGTGTGTTGGAGAACAGCGGGtgtaatcagtgtttttatgaattTGTGAACATTGTGTGGGGTCAGCATGAAGGGAAAAGGCTATGCATTACCTGCCCATTTAGTTGTTGGTGTTAAGTAACTGTACAGATTGAGTTTCCAGAAGCTGCCATTCTTTGTATGGGAGAGGAATATCACATTAAACTGCACAGCtacattttactcattttgtgTTATCCACATGCCTTGGAGAATGTGACAGGAATTTACTGCCATCTGATCACATTCAGTCCAGTGTGGTATTTTTTAATATGAAGTTTAATTaaattttatctttaaaaaaaatctatgacCTAGTCAGATACACAATCAGAGCAAGCGGTTAACAAATACATCTACCCGTTACGTTTTTGTTGGAATTTGCTTGTGCATCTTGAAAAAGGCTTTTTAGCTGTTTAAGCTGAAATGAATGCTACCTTCACTATCATAGGTATTAAcaactgttgttgctgtgaaaTATACTTCTCATTGCACCTTTTAGAACTGCTGTTCCCACACTGCACGACTGTCTTATGCAGCGACTTTTAGCAGAGAGAATAACTGAGAAAATCggttttaaaacatttgattttttttgttgtgttttgaatgCTGTTTAAATAAACATGACATGAAACAGCCAGATGTGACTGTGCAGGAAAGAAAGGCTTGTAATGGGCTAGAACAATACAAGCTGATAAAGAAATGTGACTGTCatatatgatatttatttacatttacatatccATTATTAGGTTTCTATACATGTTCAGACtacactaaatatttttttcttcattcacaACACCAACCTACTTTACACAGGAAAACTCTCCAAAATGACGCATTTTGATAAGAtgaataattttatttcatACTTGCCTTTTCCCTTTACTGTGTATTTAGGTTGTAAAATATGAACTGAAACGGCAGAGCAGATTACGCTACTAGCTTGCATCTTTGTACTGTCAGGAAGAACTGAAATATAAATTGACATGCTGGACAAAGTACTTACTATCATTCCTTTAGATATTGTTTGCCTTATGGAAACCTGTGTTTTCCCTAAAGACAGAGCCTTAGTGAATGTACAGAAATTAGCCTTTTGTGTTCAGTTGAATACAGAAGAGAACATATTTGCTACTTAGTCCTTTAAGTGGACATGTTGATATGtgttaataaaaaaattaaggaactgtgagtgtttgtctTCTCTTTAAGTGTTGGGAGGAGTCCTTTTAGATTTTTGGGTCTGTTTATCTGACAAAATAGGtaatttgatgacatttttgattgaCATTTGAGAAATAGTTATAAAAACTTTAACAAAAATAATAGTTACAACCCTGAATAccaatgaatatatatatgttcCACATCAGGTATGTCCTCTTTCTTTAATTATTCTTGAGATATGTCCAGAACTTGTGGTAAAATGACTTGATTTGTCTTAGTTTAGAAAGACACAAACCTGTGTATAAGGTCATACA from the Lates calcarifer isolate ASB-BC8 linkage group LG17, TLL_Latcal_v3, whole genome shotgun sequence genome contains:
- the LOC108881175 gene encoding LOW QUALITY PROTEIN: mediator of RNA polymerase II transcription subunit 26 (The sequence of the model RefSeq protein was modified relative to this genomic sequence to represent the inferred CDS: deleted 1 base in 1 codon), with product MTAATATPQVMRDRLLQAIDGQSNQICNMVVVVEVISFLEKYPITKEALEETRLGKLINDVRKKTKNEDLAKRAKKLLRNWQKLIEPGKGEALSKGNTGASWSSNGGALPCISAPAATTPSGKTGPELKNRNDFNNCFSPRVEKPGNRKRKGDQREGQLLPAKISKTTLNDKIKNSKQLPTNGIGSSSESFTDSRAHQPLDREISEPLDNDRLNKILVNAVKPHPSAPGYSKPLSTSSLLKASVLQQQARQEQAASGGQYRPRSPRFSLHSPQTPKQEAVVKQTSPQAQSGASLSSPAVRPGSVDAPGLGPSSQSLNVCVQGLHADGSWPADLDSQSRPPNTSFHNSGTSSCSDGGSLEDDGAFSNTGKRKRQKYRPKDYVVNLDGQTVEDSTKPVRLKDRRLTFDPVTGQIKPSFLKESSQEGEVRLGHRPEPPPQWTEQPKQNPPVPPSPFQQTDWKELSRSEIIQSYLSQQSNVLTSSGAHTPGAHFFMTEFLKKEEHRGKDTKKTHVLAPELPAKNLPGVTREVNSEDLSRLHAQHWSGVNGCYDTKGNWYDWTECISLDPHGDESRLNILPYVCLD